The following are encoded in a window of Kitasatospora fiedleri genomic DNA:
- the ilvD gene encoding dihydroxy-acid dehydratase, producing MPQLRSNTVTQGRNMAGARALLRAAGVAREDFGKPIIAVANSFTEFVPGHTHLQPVGRIVSEAIKQAGGIPREFNTIAVDDGIAMGHDGMLYSLPSRDLIADSVEYMVNAHCADALICISNCDKITPGMLMAALRLNIPTVFVSGGPMEAGKATLVDGTVRKLDLVDAISQAVNENVSDADISIIEENACPTCGSCSGMFTANSMNCLTEAIGLSLPGNGSLLATHTGRRALYEQAGRTVVEITNRYYGGDDESVLPRNIATRAAFENAMALDIAMGGSTNTILHLLAAAQEAEVDFDMRVIDSISRKVPCLSKVAPNGSYYMEDVHRAGGIPAILGELYRGGLLHEDIHTVHSDSLAEWMKTWDVRGGSASAEAVDLWYAAPGCVRSAEAFSQSERWDTLDTDDAGGCIRSVEHAYSVEGGLAVLYGNIAEDGCVVKTAGVDESIWRFRGKAVVCESQDEAVEKILTKQITEGDVVVIRYEGPKGGPGMQEMLYPTSFLKGRGLGKACALITDGRFSGGTSGLSIGHVSPEAASGGAIALVEDGDPITIDIPARTINLDVSFEELHERRLKLESEGGYRPKNRDRKVSAALRAYAAMATSADKGAVRDVSKLG from the coding sequence ATGCCCCAGCTGAGGTCCAACACGGTCACCCAGGGTCGCAACATGGCGGGCGCGCGCGCCCTTCTGCGCGCCGCGGGCGTAGCCCGCGAGGACTTCGGCAAGCCGATCATCGCGGTCGCCAACTCCTTCACCGAGTTCGTCCCGGGCCACACCCACCTCCAGCCGGTCGGCCGGATCGTCTCCGAGGCGATCAAGCAGGCGGGCGGCATCCCGCGCGAGTTCAACACCATCGCGGTCGACGACGGCATCGCGATGGGCCACGACGGCATGCTGTACTCGCTGCCCTCGCGCGACCTGATCGCCGACTCGGTGGAGTACATGGTCAACGCGCACTGCGCCGACGCGCTGATCTGCATCTCCAACTGCGACAAGATCACCCCCGGCATGCTGATGGCCGCGCTGCGCCTGAACATCCCCACCGTCTTCGTCTCCGGCGGCCCGATGGAGGCCGGCAAGGCCACCCTGGTCGACGGCACGGTGCGCAAGCTGGACCTGGTGGACGCGATCTCCCAGGCGGTGAACGAGAACGTCTCCGACGCGGACATCTCGATCATCGAGGAGAACGCCTGTCCGACCTGCGGCTCCTGCTCGGGCATGTTCACCGCCAACTCGATGAACTGCCTCACCGAGGCGATCGGCCTCTCGCTGCCCGGCAACGGCTCGCTGCTGGCCACCCACACCGGCCGCCGCGCCCTGTACGAGCAGGCCGGCCGCACGGTGGTGGAGATCACCAACCGCTACTACGGCGGCGACGACGAGTCCGTCCTGCCGCGCAACATCGCCACCCGCGCCGCGTTCGAGAACGCCATGGCGCTGGACATCGCGATGGGCGGCTCCACCAACACCATCCTGCACCTGCTGGCCGCCGCCCAGGAGGCCGAGGTCGACTTCGACATGCGGGTCATCGACAGCATCTCCCGCAAGGTGCCCTGCCTGTCCAAGGTCGCCCCCAACGGCTCCTACTACATGGAGGACGTGCACCGCGCGGGCGGCATCCCCGCCATCCTGGGCGAGCTGTACCGCGGCGGCCTGCTGCACGAGGACATCCACACCGTGCACTCCGACTCGCTCGCCGAGTGGATGAAGACCTGGGACGTGCGCGGCGGCTCGGCCTCCGCCGAGGCCGTCGACCTCTGGTACGCCGCCCCCGGCTGCGTCCGCTCCGCCGAGGCGTTCAGCCAGTCCGAGCGCTGGGACACCCTGGACACCGACGACGCGGGCGGCTGCATCCGCAGCGTCGAGCACGCCTACTCCGTCGAGGGCGGCCTCGCCGTCCTGTACGGCAACATCGCCGAGGACGGCTGCGTGGTGAAGACCGCGGGCGTGGACGAGTCGATCTGGCGCTTCCGGGGCAAGGCCGTGGTCTGCGAGTCCCAGGACGAGGCGGTCGAGAAGATCCTGACCAAGCAGATCACCGAGGGCGACGTGGTGGTCATCCGCTACGAGGGCCCCAAGGGCGGCCCCGGCATGCAGGAGATGCTCTACCCCACCTCCTTCCTCAAGGGCCGCGGCCTGGGCAAGGCGTGCGCCCTGATCACCGACGGCCGGTTCTCCGGCGGCACCTCCGGCCTGTCCATCGGCCACGTCTCCCCGGAGGCGGCCTCCGGCGGCGCCATCGCGCTGGTCGAGGACGGCGACCCGATCACCATCGACATCCCGGCCCGCACCATCAACCTCGACGTCTCCTTCGAGGAACTGCACGAGCGCCGCCTGAAGCTGGAGTCCGAGGGCGGCTACCGCCCGAAGAACCGCGACCGGAAGGTCTCCGCCGCGCTCAGGGCGTACGCCGCGATGGCCACCTCCGCCGACAAGGGCGCCGTCCGGGACGTCTCCAAGCTCGGCTGA
- the proC gene encoding pyrroline-5-carboxylate reductase, whose protein sequence is MSDTTTGGQKIAFLGTGKIGEALLSGLLRAGTSPADVLVTARRPERATELADRYGVTTVGNAEAAKLADTLILAVKPQDMGTLLEELAEHVAADKLVVSAAAGIPTAWFEERLAPGTPVVRVMPNTPVLVDEGMSVISGGSHATEAHLARTEAIFRSVGKALRVPENQQDAATALSGSGPAYFYFLVEAMIDAGILLGLPRQVAHELIVQSAIGASVMLRDSGEHPVKLREAVTSPAGTTIAAIRELENHGVRAALLGALEAARDRSRELAGGGK, encoded by the coding sequence ATGAGCGACACCACGACCGGCGGCCAGAAGATCGCCTTCCTCGGCACGGGCAAGATCGGCGAGGCCCTGCTCTCCGGACTGCTGCGGGCCGGCACCTCGCCCGCCGACGTGCTGGTCACCGCCCGCCGCCCCGAGCGCGCCACCGAACTCGCCGACCGCTACGGCGTCACCACCGTCGGCAACGCGGAGGCCGCCAAGCTCGCCGACACCCTGATCCTCGCGGTCAAGCCGCAGGACATGGGCACCCTGCTGGAGGAGCTGGCCGAGCACGTCGCCGCCGACAAGCTGGTCGTCTCGGCCGCCGCGGGCATCCCCACCGCCTGGTTCGAGGAGCGCCTCGCCCCCGGCACCCCCGTGGTCCGGGTGATGCCCAACACCCCGGTGCTGGTGGACGAGGGCATGAGCGTGATCTCCGGCGGCTCGCACGCCACCGAGGCGCACCTGGCCCGCACCGAGGCGATCTTCCGCTCGGTCGGCAAGGCGCTGCGCGTCCCGGAGAACCAGCAGGACGCGGCCACCGCGCTGTCCGGCTCCGGCCCCGCCTACTTCTACTTCCTGGTCGAGGCGATGATCGACGCCGGCATCCTGCTCGGCCTGCCCCGGCAGGTCGCGCACGAGCTGATCGTGCAGTCCGCGATCGGCGCCTCGGTGATGCTCCGCGACTCCGGCGAGCACCCGGTCAAGCTCCGCGAGGCCGTCACCTCCCCGGCCGGCACCACCATCGCCGCCATCCGCGAACTGGAGAACCACGGCGTCCGGGCCGCCCTGCTCGGCGCCCTGGAGGCCGCCCGGGACCGCTCCCGGGAGCTGGCCGGCGGCGGCAAGTAG
- a CDS encoding sugar phosphate isomerase/epimerase family protein, which yields MLPAPHPALHVPDTKVALSTASVYPSTTGTAFELAARLGYDGVEVMVWNDPVSQDVEALRRLSDRHGVPILAVHAPCLLITQRVWSTDPWTKLVRARKAAERLGADTVVVHPPFRWQRQYAKDFVAGIGRMAGETDVRFAVENMYPWRYRDREVLAYAPGWDVTDEEYRHFTVDLSHAATSRTDALELADRMGDRLAHVHLADGSGSGKDEHLIPGRGKQPCAELLERLARTGFDGHVVLEVNTRKAGGPAEREADLAEALAFTRLHLATARPAD from the coding sequence GTGCTGCCGGCCCCGCACCCGGCGCTGCACGTGCCCGACACGAAGGTCGCGCTGTCGACCGCGTCGGTGTACCCGTCGACCACCGGGACGGCCTTCGAGCTGGCCGCCCGGCTGGGGTACGACGGCGTCGAGGTGATGGTCTGGAACGACCCGGTGAGCCAGGACGTGGAGGCGCTGCGGCGGCTCTCCGACCGGCACGGGGTGCCGATCCTCGCGGTGCACGCGCCGTGCCTGCTGATCACCCAGCGGGTGTGGAGCACCGACCCGTGGACCAAGCTGGTGCGGGCCCGGAAGGCGGCCGAGCGGCTGGGCGCGGACACCGTGGTGGTGCACCCGCCGTTCCGCTGGCAGCGGCAGTACGCCAAGGACTTCGTGGCCGGGATCGGCCGGATGGCGGGGGAGACCGACGTCCGGTTCGCGGTGGAGAACATGTACCCGTGGCGCTACCGGGACCGCGAGGTGCTGGCGTACGCGCCGGGCTGGGACGTCACGGACGAGGAGTACCGGCACTTCACCGTCGACCTCTCGCACGCCGCGACCTCCCGCACGGACGCCCTCGAACTGGCCGACCGGATGGGCGACCGGCTGGCCCACGTGCACCTGGCGGACGGCTCGGGCTCGGGCAAGGACGAGCACCTGATCCCCGGACGCGGCAAGCAGCCCTGCGCGGAGCTGCTGGAGCGCCTGGCCCGCACCGGCTTCGACGGCCACGTGGTGCTGGAGGTCAACACCCGCAAGGCGGGCGGCCCGGCCGAGCGGGAGGCCGACCTGGCCGAGGCGCTGGCCTTCACCCGGCTGCACCTGGCGACGGCGCGGCCGGCCGACTGA
- a CDS encoding DUF6461 domain-containing protein: MTSTAHDYAWIADSDWFPDCLDAGYSLTLVRSRPPREALDLLGAVPQGFADGVDDLFDCAEELRAWVRGGPDASFTVGALPVSGDGGDWTLLLALDRSAGLDAAQLAALSRGGDAVQHDSAADGSADRFRHYRDGERRVSFAHPDAADGPDAAATRALLAEVDRRGGGDLRPAVFALAERLTGVRITEELVRDGAFALGVVPDGD; encoded by the coding sequence ATGACGTCGACCGCGCACGACTACGCCTGGATCGCCGACTCCGACTGGTTCCCCGACTGCCTGGACGCCGGCTACTCGCTCACCCTGGTCCGCAGCCGTCCCCCGCGGGAGGCGCTCGACCTGCTGGGCGCCGTCCCGCAGGGCTTCGCCGACGGCGTGGACGACCTGTTCGACTGCGCGGAGGAGCTGCGCGCCTGGGTCCGGGGCGGCCCGGACGCCTCGTTCACCGTCGGCGCCCTTCCCGTCTCCGGCGACGGCGGCGACTGGACGCTGCTGCTGGCCCTGGACCGGAGCGCCGGGCTGGACGCCGCCCAACTGGCCGCGCTGTCCCGCGGCGGCGACGCCGTGCAGCACGACAGCGCCGCGGACGGCTCCGCCGACCGCTTCCGGCACTACCGGGACGGCGAACGGCGGGTCTCCTTCGCGCACCCGGACGCGGCGGACGGCCCCGACGCGGCGGCGACCCGGGCGCTGCTGGCCGAGGTCGACCGCCGGGGCGGCGGCGACCTGCGGCCGGCGGTCTTCGCGCTCGCCGAGCGGCTCACCGGCGTCCGGATCACCGAGGAGCTGGTCCGGGACGGCGCGTTCGCCCTCGGCGTCGTCCCGGACGGGGACTGA
- a CDS encoding class I SAM-dependent methyltransferase: MTKQGNPPVYDTAAHANSFGPVAAQYQAARPSYPDALFDALERLTGRPLAGAEVLDVGAGTGIATRLLAGRGARVVAVEPSEGMAAVLRELSPGVPVVKAVGDELPFHDASVDLVTYAQAFHWTDPARSIPEALRVLRPGGSLAVWWNVKDVEVPWLAAQQERLAAALPTYDHHSGVNARPEKLTGSGLEVRSARLRWERTVPVEQVIDDLTSRSYFAVLEPERRAPVLAAERAALLAEFPDGQVTEPYRLDAFVLPKP; encoded by the coding sequence GTGACGAAACAGGGGAACCCGCCGGTGTACGACACCGCGGCGCACGCCAACTCCTTCGGCCCGGTGGCCGCCCAGTACCAGGCCGCCCGGCCGTCCTACCCGGACGCGCTCTTCGACGCGCTGGAGCGGCTGACCGGCCGCCCGCTGGCCGGGGCCGAGGTACTGGACGTCGGCGCGGGCACCGGCATCGCCACCCGGCTGCTGGCCGGGCGCGGCGCCCGGGTGGTCGCGGTCGAGCCGAGCGAGGGGATGGCCGCGGTGCTGCGCGAGCTGAGCCCGGGCGTCCCGGTGGTGAAGGCGGTGGGTGACGAACTCCCGTTCCACGACGCCTCGGTGGACCTGGTGACGTACGCCCAGGCGTTCCACTGGACCGACCCGGCGCGCTCGATCCCGGAGGCGCTGCGGGTGCTGCGCCCGGGCGGGTCGCTGGCGGTGTGGTGGAACGTCAAGGACGTCGAGGTGCCCTGGCTGGCGGCCCAGCAGGAGCGGCTGGCGGCGGCCCTGCCCACGTACGACCACCACAGCGGGGTGAACGCCAGGCCGGAGAAGTTGACGGGATCGGGCCTGGAGGTGCGCTCCGCGCGGCTGCGCTGGGAGCGGACCGTCCCGGTGGAGCAGGTGATCGACGACCTGACCTCCCGCTCGTACTTCGCGGTGCTGGAGCCGGAGCGGCGGGCCCCGGTGCTGGCCGCCGAGCGGGCGGCGCTGCTCGCCGAGTTCCCGGACGGGCAGGTCACCGAGCCGTACCGGCTGGACGCCTTCGTGCTGCCGAAGCCGTAG
- a CDS encoding SCO2583/SCO2584 N-terminal domain-containing protein codes for MPTTDEPRPGDGGPGSSDDPFEGLVLDEEFVRAATNREASGRARMLTERWKREPPPVNEPWRPTTEVRPAGKARRTGRAAGPKRARPVRGVLLFALVVAVVLVGLRLTGAGRSDAPASSALPTVGAETAPPSSAPPSVDPDLPTPERPWAGSPAEAWPNGADGIGGPDGMPATGVFSAKQVAANVDAVKAYLVAADLNPQVLSGGSAQPVLDLMDEQDAKDLSAALAHPSAENDPTTWLSRFDPARAVPVTDQVKVQGRISVEGDGEQGMLVHTDVTYVYALRPGPDAGKAAPGTGGSAQPAAWAEADHSRVVDREIVRRVQDFRFYDPKHYRVTPGKPVLDRSSSDFGNNRCEMGSGYLEPVFDFMGDSSADPAPSGPTTDPYDRTEPLRSDGECGTLSRT; via the coding sequence GTGCCGACGACAGATGAGCCGAGGCCGGGCGACGGTGGTCCCGGCAGCTCCGACGACCCCTTCGAGGGGCTGGTGCTGGACGAGGAGTTCGTCCGCGCCGCGACGAACAGGGAAGCCTCCGGGCGGGCCCGGATGCTGACCGAGCGGTGGAAGCGGGAACCGCCGCCGGTGAACGAGCCGTGGCGGCCCACCACCGAGGTGCGGCCCGCCGGGAAGGCCCGGCGGACCGGCCGCGCCGCCGGGCCGAAGCGCGCCCGCCCGGTGCGCGGCGTGCTGCTGTTCGCGCTGGTGGTGGCGGTCGTGCTGGTCGGCCTGCGGCTGACCGGCGCGGGCCGCTCGGACGCCCCGGCGTCCTCCGCGCTGCCCACGGTGGGCGCGGAGACCGCCCCGCCGAGCAGCGCCCCGCCGTCCGTGGACCCGGACCTGCCGACCCCGGAGCGCCCCTGGGCGGGTTCGCCCGCCGAGGCGTGGCCGAACGGCGCGGACGGCATCGGCGGGCCCGACGGCATGCCCGCGACGGGCGTGTTCAGCGCGAAGCAGGTGGCCGCGAACGTGGACGCGGTGAAGGCGTACCTGGTCGCCGCCGACTTGAACCCGCAGGTGCTGTCGGGCGGCAGCGCGCAGCCCGTCCTGGACCTGATGGACGAGCAGGACGCGAAGGACCTGAGCGCGGCGCTGGCCCACCCGAGCGCCGAGAACGACCCGACCACCTGGCTGAGCCGGTTCGACCCGGCCCGGGCGGTGCCGGTCACCGACCAGGTGAAGGTGCAGGGCCGGATCAGCGTCGAGGGCGACGGCGAGCAGGGCATGCTGGTGCACACCGACGTGACCTACGTGTACGCGCTGCGCCCCGGCCCGGACGCCGGGAAGGCCGCCCCGGGCACCGGCGGGAGCGCGCAGCCGGCCGCCTGGGCGGAGGCGGACCACAGCCGGGTGGTGGACCGGGAGATCGTCCGCCGGGTGCAGGACTTCCGGTTCTACGACCCGAAGCACTACCGGGTGACGCCCGGCAAGCCGGTGCTGGACAGGAGCAGCAGCGACTTCGGCAACAACCGGTGCGAGATGGGCTCCGGCTACCTGGAGCCCGTGTTCGACTTCATGGGGGACAGCTCGGCCGACCCGGCGCCGAGCGGCCCGACCACCGACCCGTACGACCGGACCGAGCCGCTCAGGAGCGACGGGGAGTGCGGCACGCTGAGCCGCACCTGA